CCGCGGATCATCGAGCTGCCCGCGCATTACCAGCTCACGCCCGGCCGAGGCGTGGCCGTGAGCGAGGGCGGGGACGCGACCCTGGTGGCCTATGGCCCGGTGATGCTGCATGAGGCGCTTGTCGCGGCCGAGCTTTTGGCCAAGCAGGGCGTGGGGCTCAGGGTGGTGAACCAGCCTTGGCTCAACCGCTTCGAGGAATCGTGGCTGGAGGAGTTGGCCACCGGCGGCGGCCCCCTGGTGGTGCTGGAGGATCACTCGCCCGTGGGCGGCCTTGGCGACCGGCTGCGCGCCGCGCTCATGGATCATGGCCTGCTGGGCGGAAAGGCCTTCGCCGTATTGGGGGTGGAGGGCTGGCCGGCTTGCGGCACGCCGGGCGAGGCCCTGGCTGCCCACCGCCTGGACGGCGCCTCCCTGGCCCAGCGCCTGGCCGCGCTGCTCTAGGGCCGCTTGGCGGGGGCGAGGGCCTGGGGGCCCAGCACCCGCTTCAGCTCGCGGCACAGAATCTTCCCGTACAATCTGGTGCCCTGCCAGTTCAGGTGCATGATGTCCGCCCAGAAGGGCCGGGGCCACAGCTCGGCCCGGGTGTCGATGACCACGACGCCGGGCAAGGCCCGCTCCAGGGGCGCGGGGTCCAGCTCGATATAGCGGTTGGCCCGGCTCGGGGCCAGGTTTAGCACCAGGCGCTTGCCCTGGTCCTTGGCCAAGGCGGCCAGGGCGGCCAAGTAACGCAGCACGCCAGGGTCCATGGGTTTGTTGCGATAGTCGAGGATTTTTTCAGGTGGGTCAAAGCCCTTTTGGTCCGCGAAAACCTGGCCGTCGCCGTTGTTGAACAGCACCACCAAGCGGTCCTGATCCCCTCGGATGTAGTTCACCTCCCGGCTGTCATCGCCGGGGTCGTAGCCGTACTTTTGTTTGAGTAGGGTTCTCCAGCGGGCCTGATTGGGCAGGCTGCGCTCGCGGCGCTCCAAATAGCGGTCCAGCCGATTCATGGCCAGGGAGCGCAGGAACAAGGGCAGGCCCAGGTCGCCCAGCAGCTTGGGATCGTGGCGCAGGAAGAAGATGATTTCGCCCATGGTGAGCCAGCGGGGCTTTTGCATGGGCTCGAACAGGCGCATGGGGTCCAGGCTGAGCACCACCACCCCGCCGGTCCGGCAGGCGGCCTGGTTCAGGGAGAAGACCTGCTCGTTGATCAGGTTGCCCGGCAGGCCCAGGTTGAAGGCGTCGATGCCGCAGCGGGCCAAGAGAGCGGTGTCCACGTGGTTTTGGGTCTGGGAGGAGCCCACGAAGATCACGGGGTAGCAACGCTTCTGGACCTGGAGCAGGGCGGTCTTGGAGAGCTTGCCCTCGTACCATATCCCTTGGCTGGCCTGCCAACGCAGGTACAGCTTGAAGCCCAGGTTATAGGCGGTCAGCGACAAAAGGCTGAGCGCCAGCACCCCGAAGAAGAATATTTTTGCCCGCGTCTTATTCATAAACCTAGAAGTTGAAGTAGATGAATTCGCTGGGCGCCATGGAGGCCAGCTTGATCAGCGAAAGGCAGCCCAGGGCCGAGGCCCCCAGGGTGGCGGCGGCCAGGCGGGGCCGGGTGGCCAGGTAGCCCTCCAGGCGCGAGGCCCATTGCATGCTGTTGGGCAAGGCCAGGCAAACAAAGGCAAATATCACGAGATAGGCTAAGGTGTGCAGGTTAACCACCGCGTGGCTCCAGGCCGGGGCCGCGCTTTGGCCCAGCATGGCCAGGAACATGTGCCAGGCCTTGGTGATGGACTCGGCCCGGAAAAGCACCCAGGCGAAGTTTACGAACAGGAACGTCACCAGCCAGCCCAGGGGGCGGGGCAGGCGATAGCCCCCCAGCTTCCACAGGCGGCTGATGATCAAGGCCAAGGCGTGCAGCACCCCCCACAGGGCGAAGGTCCAGTTGGCCCCGTGCCAGATGCCGCCCAGCAAAAAGGTGATGAACACGAACAGTAGCGACTTGGGCACGCCCTTGCGGTTGCCGCCCAGGGGTATGTAGATGTAGTCGCGCAGCCAGCGGGACAGGGTCATGTGCCAGCGCCGCCAGAAGTCCTGGATGTCGCCCGCCTTGTAGGGCGAGTCGAAGTTAAGGGGCAAGATGATGTTGAACATCAGGGCGCTGCCCAGGGCGATGTCGCAGTAGCCCGAGAAATCGAAATAGATCTGGAAGGTGTATGAGAGGCTGGTGCCCCAGGAGTCCAGCAGGGACAGGGGATGGCCGGCCGCGAAGCCCTTGTTCACCCACACGGCAAAGGTGTCGGCCACGAAGACCTTCTTGAATAACCCGATGACGATGAGGCACAGGCCGGTGGCCCGGTTGCCCCAGTCGGCCCGGAACAACTCCGGCCGCTTGAACTGGGGCATCATCTCCCGGTGGTGCACGATGGGCCCGGCCACCAACTGGGGGAAGAAGGACACGAACAGGGCGTAGTCCAAAAGGCGGTACTGGTCGCAGATGCCTTTCCTCACGTCGGCCAAATAGGCGATCTGCTGAAAGGTATAGAAGCTGATGCCCAGGGGGATGAGCATTTCGAGCAGGGGCGGGTCGTCCACGCCCATGACCCAGGCCGCGTTGATGGAGATGAAGTCGAAATATTTGAAGAAACCCAGCAGCCCCAGGTTGAAGGCCACGCCCAGCACCAGCAGGGCGCGGGGGCCCAGGGCGGTGGCCAGGCGGGCGGCCCACCAGGGCGGGCGGCCGGAGGGCCCGGCCCCGGCCGGGGCCAGATAGGCCAGCAGGCTGCCGAAGGCAAAGTTGACCAGGATGGAGACCAGAAGGATGGGCAGATAGACCGGCTTCCAGGAGCCGTAGAACACCAGGCTGGCCAGGATGAGCAGGGACTTGGCCAGGGAGGGCCAGCGGCGGCCCAGGAGGTGGAAGCAGACGGCCACGATGGGGAGGAACAGGAAAAGGTATGGGAAGGAGTTGAAGAGCAAGCAGCGAACTCCCCGTGGACAGGTCAGGGCCGGTGCTAAGGAAAACGGCCGGTTGACACCGCGACCAAGTATGCCCCAAGGCGAGGGATATGACAACCAGCCGGTCCCGGCCCGTCAATCCCGTCTGGCATTCGCTACGCGCCTGGACTATGCTGGCAGAGGCTGCCACCCGGGGGGACGGGGCGGCGCTGCATTGATTTTACAATCGCCCGACAGGACCCAATGGCTGCAAAGCTCAGCAAATTTCGCCTGATCGACCGCGCGTTGCCCGGCCTCTCCGAGCTGGGCTACCGCTTGCTTTTCGGAGCCCACTCCCAGGCCGGCCCCCAGGATCGCGGACGGCTGGTGGCGGACTACCTGCGCCGCACCCGCGACCTCGAGGTTTTGCAGCGGGTGCTGGCCGTGGGCAACCTGCCCAAGGCGGCGGCGCCCCAGCTGGTCCCCGCTCCCTCGGGACGCCGCTTACTGGTACTGGCTCCCCATCAGGACGACGAGATAATCGGCTGCGGCGGCATGCTCTTGCAGGCCATGGCACAGGGCTGCGCGGTGCGCGTGGTCTACCTTACGGACGGCGT
This region of Desulfarculaceae bacterium genomic DNA includes:
- a CDS encoding MBOAT family protein, translating into MLFNSFPYLFLFLPIVAVCFHLLGRRWPSLAKSLLILASLVFYGSWKPVYLPILLVSILVNFAFGSLLAYLAPAGAGPSGRPPWWAARLATALGPRALLVLGVAFNLGLLGFFKYFDFISINAAWVMGVDDPPLLEMLIPLGISFYTFQQIAYLADVRKGICDQYRLLDYALFVSFFPQLVAGPIVHHREMMPQFKRPELFRADWGNRATGLCLIVIGLFKKVFVADTFAVWVNKGFAAGHPLSLLDSWGTSLSYTFQIYFDFSGYCDIALGSALMFNIILPLNFDSPYKAGDIQDFWRRWHMTLSRWLRDYIYIPLGGNRKGVPKSLLFVFITFLLGGIWHGANWTFALWGVLHALALIISRLWKLGGYRLPRPLGWLVTFLFVNFAWVLFRAESITKAWHMFLAMLGQSAAPAWSHAVVNLHTLAYLVIFAFVCLALPNSMQWASRLEGYLATRPRLAAATLGASALGCLSLIKLASMAPSEFIYFNF